A genomic region of uncultured Paludibaculum sp. contains the following coding sequences:
- a CDS encoding MBL fold metallo-hydrolase yields MHSRHSFRTTLLALALLACAAAPCTQAQSQPFPFDPADPRESVADNAPKPPFVSSARRLLTAPELKDAPDDWISNSLDWVNFILANYQPTLVETPVRRAAMIRLDDVLHIESAPRKPIVQQYYKARLEAALREIETTQVTTGLRIWKLYNHGFLVRTASVSVAFDIVPGTREPGFAMPQEWIDRLAAQADALFISHQHGDHANQDVARAFLALHKPVVAPEDVWTAEPTLAKAVTHLPRNTGPAQTLALANGRSLSVVPYPGHQGPRILVNVSLITTPEGFTLVQTGDQSGSEAAGSDFDWIAQIGRDHKVDILMPNCWANGLGRMVRGINPALVITGHENEMGHKVDHREDYTQTYTRLFPIRYPSVVMTWGESFFYQRPLR; encoded by the coding sequence ATGCACTCACGGCACTCTTTCCGCACCACACTTCTCGCCCTGGCCCTGCTCGCCTGCGCCGCCGCGCCCTGTACCCAGGCGCAATCCCAACCCTTCCCCTTCGACCCCGCCGATCCCCGCGAATCGGTCGCCGATAACGCCCCCAAACCACCCTTCGTCTCCTCCGCCCGCCGTCTGCTCACCGCGCCCGAACTCAAGGACGCGCCGGATGACTGGATCTCCAACTCCCTCGACTGGGTCAACTTCATCCTCGCCAACTACCAGCCCACCCTCGTCGAGACCCCCGTCCGCCGCGCGGCCATGATCCGCCTCGACGACGTCCTCCACATCGAATCCGCGCCCCGCAAGCCCATCGTCCAGCAATACTACAAGGCCCGCCTCGAAGCGGCCCTCCGCGAGATCGAAACCACCCAGGTCACCACCGGACTCCGCATCTGGAAGCTCTACAACCACGGCTTCCTCGTCCGCACCGCCAGCGTCTCCGTCGCCTTCGACATCGTCCCCGGCACGCGCGAACCCGGCTTCGCCATGCCTCAGGAATGGATCGACCGCCTTGCCGCCCAGGCCGACGCGCTCTTCATCAGCCACCAGCACGGCGACCATGCCAACCAGGACGTCGCCCGCGCCTTCCTCGCTCTCCACAAACCTGTCGTCGCGCCGGAAGACGTCTGGACCGCCGAACCCACCCTCGCCAAAGCCGTCACCCATCTCCCCCGCAATACCGGACCCGCCCAAACCCTCGCTCTCGCCAACGGGCGCAGCCTTTCGGTCGTGCCCTATCCCGGCCACCAGGGCCCGCGCATTCTCGTCAACGTCAGCCTCATCACCACACCCGAGGGCTTCACACTCGTCCAGACCGGCGATCAATCCGGATCCGAAGCCGCCGGCAGCGACTTCGACTGGATCGCCCAGATCGGCCGCGACCACAAGGTCGATATCCTCATGCCCAACTGCTGGGCCAACGGCCTCGGCCGCATGGTCCGCGGCATCAATCCAGCCCTCGTCATCACCGGACACGAGAACGAAATGGGACACAAGGTCGACCACCGCGAAGACTACACCCAGACCTACACGCGGCTCTTCCCCATTCGCTACCCGTCCGTTGTCATGACCTGGGGCGAAAGCTTCTTCTACCAGCGCCCCTTGCGCTGA
- a CDS encoding carboxylesterase/lipase family protein: MRISILASLLPLVLLTATAADRVRTASGTVEGAPGTNPAIRTFKGVPFAAPPVGDLRWKAPQPSPKWKGARPATAFGARCMQAPIYSDMIFRDPGPSEDCLTLNIWTPAKSAKEKLPVMVWVYGGGFQAGGTSEPRQDGEVLATKGVIVVSMNYRMGIFGFFAHPELTKESGHNASGNYGLMDQAEALRWVKQNIKAFGGDPNNITIFGESAGSFSVSALMSSPLSRDLMTRAIGESGAFFGSTLGARNLEQSEQAGVKFAATQKAESLAALRAIPADKLLDATKANRGDFRPNIDGYYFPTAAADIYAAGKQAHIPLLAGWNSDESPYQALMANAKEKLTVQRFTEDARTRYKDAADAFLKVYTATSDEDALKSARALGGDMFIAYGTWRWINAHARTSGSPVYQYVFDRVRPPLPGANMGGIPATMLGAVHASEIEYVFGALDSNKNFAWQPDDHKVSDLMRSYWTNFAKTGDPNGPGLPKWPAYNAADNQVMHLDVDAKAQPETTRGRYEFLEAQAAKQATK, translated from the coding sequence ATGCGCATCTCCATCCTCGCTTCGCTCCTCCCGCTGGTCCTCCTCACTGCGACCGCCGCCGACCGCGTTCGCACCGCCTCCGGTACCGTCGAGGGCGCTCCCGGCACCAACCCCGCCATCCGCACCTTCAAAGGAGTTCCCTTCGCCGCTCCGCCCGTCGGCGACCTCCGCTGGAAAGCCCCCCAACCAAGCCCCAAGTGGAAAGGCGCCCGCCCCGCCACCGCCTTCGGGGCCCGCTGCATGCAGGCCCCCATCTACAGCGACATGATCTTCCGCGACCCCGGCCCCAGTGAGGACTGCCTCACTCTCAACATCTGGACCCCCGCCAAATCCGCCAAGGAGAAACTCCCGGTCATGGTTTGGGTCTATGGAGGCGGCTTCCAGGCTGGCGGTACCTCCGAGCCTCGCCAGGACGGCGAAGTTCTCGCCACCAAGGGCGTCATCGTCGTCAGCATGAACTACCGCATGGGCATCTTCGGCTTCTTTGCCCACCCTGAACTGACCAAGGAGTCCGGTCACAACGCCTCCGGCAACTACGGCCTCATGGACCAGGCCGAAGCCCTCCGCTGGGTCAAGCAGAACATCAAGGCGTTCGGCGGCGACCCCAACAACATCACCATCTTCGGCGAGTCCGCCGGGTCCTTCTCCGTCAGTGCCCTCATGTCTTCTCCTCTCTCGCGCGACCTCATGACCCGTGCCATCGGCGAAAGCGGAGCCTTCTTCGGCTCCACCCTCGGCGCCCGCAACCTGGAGCAATCCGAGCAGGCCGGTGTGAAGTTCGCCGCCACGCAGAAGGCCGAGTCCCTCGCCGCTCTCCGTGCGATCCCGGCCGACAAGCTCCTCGACGCCACCAAGGCCAACCGCGGCGACTTCCGCCCGAACATCGACGGCTACTACTTCCCGACCGCGGCCGCCGACATCTACGCCGCGGGTAAACAAGCCCACATCCCGCTGCTTGCCGGGTGGAACTCAGACGAAAGCCCCTATCAGGCCCTGATGGCGAACGCCAAGGAGAAGCTTACCGTGCAGCGCTTCACTGAAGACGCACGCACCCGCTACAAGGACGCCGCCGACGCTTTCCTCAAGGTCTACACGGCCACTAGCGACGAGGACGCCCTCAAGTCAGCCCGGGCGCTGGGTGGCGACATGTTCATCGCCTACGGCACCTGGAGATGGATCAACGCGCACGCCAGAACCAGCGGTAGTCCGGTCTATCAATATGTCTTCGACCGCGTCCGCCCTCCGCTGCCTGGAGCCAACATGGGAGGAATCCCGGCGACGATGCTCGGAGCCGTCCATGCCTCAGAAATCGAATACGTTTTTGGAGCCCTGGATTCCAACAAGAACTTCGCGTGGCAGCCGGACGACCACAAGGTCTCCGATCTCATGCGGAGCTACTGGACGAACTTCGCGAAAACCGGAGACCCCAATGGCCCAGGTCTCCCGAAGTGGCCCGCCTACAACGCCGCGGACAATCAGGTCATGCACTTGGACGTGGATGCGAAGGCGCAGCCCGAGACCACCAGAGGCCGCTACGAATTCCTGGAAGCCCAGGCCGCCAAGCAAGCCACCAAGTAG
- a CDS encoding PEP-CTERM sorting domain-containing protein, which produces MGKLLSCALLVCAFSATAPAAVLTFEDLTGSGVVPIDYAGVTWDGFWSYYDSPQDPYNPASGVERVYNYGTRQFAFATPVVFNGAYFAGTDNLQYDLYLTGGLVASSGSIELSSTPTFLASGYSGLIDEVRVNATPGYFVMDDVTFNASAVPEPTSIGLVGLGLAGLLVRRFRR; this is translated from the coding sequence ATGGGAAAACTTTTGTCTTGCGCGCTATTGGTGTGCGCGTTTTCGGCGACCGCGCCAGCGGCCGTGCTGACTTTTGAGGACCTTACGGGTAGTGGTGTCGTGCCGATCGACTACGCGGGGGTTACTTGGGACGGATTCTGGAGCTACTACGACTCACCACAGGATCCCTATAATCCAGCTTCGGGTGTCGAGAGGGTCTACAACTACGGAACGCGGCAATTCGCGTTCGCGACACCGGTCGTTTTCAACGGCGCGTATTTTGCCGGGACCGATAACCTACAGTATGACCTCTATCTGACCGGGGGTCTCGTAGCGAGTTCGGGGTCCATCGAGCTCAGCAGTACCCCCACATTTCTGGCGTCGGGCTACTCAGGACTCATCGACGAAGTACGAGTTAACGCCACACCTGGCTATTTCGTCATGGACGATGTGACCTTCAACGCGTCAGCAGTCCCCGAACCCACCTCTATTGGATTGGTGGGCCTTGGCCTGGCAGGGCTGCTGGTTCGGCGTTTCCGACGGTAA
- a CDS encoding (deoxy)nucleoside triphosphate pyrophosphohydrolase codes for MIVVAGVLQQDGKLLIGQRMAKDRHGLKWEFPGGKVEIGETPKQALRRELQEELGIEAVIGPEIARYEHSAQGRPPLILLFHKVDTYTGEPQPKTFEQILWEIPTVLPDYDFLDGDLDFVRRIARGRISQLR; via the coding sequence ATGATTGTGGTCGCTGGCGTTCTCCAGCAAGACGGCAAGCTGCTGATAGGCCAGCGTATGGCGAAAGACCGCCACGGCCTGAAGTGGGAGTTCCCTGGCGGCAAGGTGGAGATCGGAGAAACCCCCAAGCAGGCCCTGCGGCGCGAACTGCAGGAAGAGCTCGGCATCGAGGCCGTCATCGGACCCGAAATCGCCCGCTACGAACACTCCGCCCAGGGCCGGCCTCCGCTCATCCTCCTCTTTCACAAAGTCGACACTTACACCGGCGAGCCCCAGCCCAAGACCTTCGAGCAGATCCTCTGGGAGATCCCCACGGTCCTCCCCGACTACGACTTCCTCGACGGCGACCTCGATTTCGTCCGGCGCATCGCCAGAGGCCGCATCAGCCAACTGCGCTAA
- a CDS encoding iron-sulfur cluster assembly scaffold protein: protein MYSEQLLEHFQNPQNAGVLPEPALSVRVENPACGDTLRLTARVEGGVVVAAMFQVRGCTASIACGSALTEWLIGRRVGELSRLKGAEIAAAVEGLVGGLANESKHAAVLMADGVAGLVRATGGR, encoded by the coding sequence TTGTACAGCGAACAGCTTCTCGAACATTTTCAGAATCCGCAGAATGCGGGCGTGCTGCCGGAGCCGGCGTTGTCGGTGAGGGTGGAGAACCCTGCTTGTGGGGATACGTTGCGGCTTACGGCTCGCGTGGAAGGCGGGGTGGTGGTGGCAGCCATGTTCCAGGTGAGAGGGTGTACGGCCTCCATTGCCTGCGGTTCGGCTCTGACGGAGTGGTTGATTGGGCGGCGAGTCGGTGAGCTCTCGCGGTTGAAGGGAGCGGAGATCGCCGCGGCTGTTGAGGGGTTGGTCGGTGGATTGGCGAATGAGTCGAAGCATGCCGCTGTGTTGATGGCGGATGGGGTGGCGGGGTTGGTTCGGGCGACGGGGGGACGGTGA
- a CDS encoding pitrilysin family protein yields MRFSTILIPTLFCVLASAQTQQPPKVNPLSVAKPAPPAKPKMTPPPPTAPRPYEFPKVASKTLPNGLKVFVVEDHRLPLVSASLQILAGGAYAAPDKAGLANMTASLLHEGTTHHSAQELAKLADNVGGSLSAGAGDDVTTIGMTFMKSYSTLGMELMADMTRNPAFDQEEIDRAMRQAQSNLQVSYSSAEYLAPASASRALLGTHPYAYPGDGTPQTLRNIKRDDIVAFYKANYAPGRAWMAVAGDVTPDEAFALVEKYFGSWDAKAAPDAKLPAPPEPKPQVLIVDMPNAVQTQIIVGHLGVPRNSPDYLALYVANQIFGGSFNSRLNMKLRANEGLTYGASSSFDPARQTGTFQASTFTRTEKTADAIRMLVDLLKEFKKDPASPAEFDEAKSFLMGSFAVGIESAAAVASRVLTTAVYGLPEDYYPKYRQRLQALTREQMSSALQKFLEVDKLTIVAVGNAKEFSKALEAYGPIRIIKAEDLDLVAPDMVKVKAAAVASPESAAKGKKLIADALTALGGQEKASAVKDQVLTGKIKLSMPQASFDGDSEESVLYPSHYKMVMKLPVGVITESVDGANAWAAQGPQAQDLPPNLAAELRKGIQAAGGGMGLLLAAAAGQAEVQAINETTLNWKKGDFEAKLTFDPASHQLVKMAYSSIGMSGPAEMEVQLSDFRPVEGLTLPFHEVTLQNGQKVLDRTISERKLNTGVKPESFKKP; encoded by the coding sequence ATGCGCTTCTCCACGATCCTGATCCCCACGCTCTTTTGCGTCCTGGCCTCCGCCCAGACCCAGCAACCGCCCAAGGTGAACCCTCTTTCCGTCGCCAAGCCCGCGCCGCCCGCCAAGCCCAAGATGACTCCTCCGCCCCCCACCGCGCCGCGCCCTTACGAGTTCCCCAAGGTCGCCTCCAAGACGCTGCCCAACGGACTCAAGGTCTTCGTCGTCGAGGATCACCGTCTGCCCCTTGTCTCCGCCTCCCTGCAGATCCTCGCTGGAGGCGCCTACGCCGCGCCCGATAAGGCCGGCCTGGCCAACATGACGGCGTCTCTCCTTCACGAAGGCACCACCCACCACTCCGCCCAGGAACTCGCCAAACTCGCCGACAACGTCGGCGGTTCGCTCTCCGCCGGAGCCGGTGACGATGTCACCACCATCGGTATGACCTTTATGAAGTCCTACTCCACCCTGGGCATGGAGTTGATGGCCGACATGACGCGCAACCCCGCCTTCGACCAGGAAGAGATCGACCGCGCCATGCGGCAGGCCCAATCCAATCTGCAGGTCTCCTACTCCAGCGCCGAATACCTGGCGCCGGCCTCTGCCTCCCGCGCTCTTCTCGGCACCCACCCGTATGCCTACCCCGGCGACGGCACGCCCCAAACCCTGCGCAACATCAAGCGCGACGACATCGTGGCTTTCTACAAGGCGAACTATGCCCCGGGCCGTGCCTGGATGGCTGTCGCCGGCGACGTCACCCCTGATGAGGCCTTTGCCCTGGTTGAAAAGTACTTCGGATCCTGGGACGCCAAGGCCGCCCCGGACGCGAAACTGCCCGCGCCGCCCGAGCCCAAGCCGCAGGTCCTCATCGTCGACATGCCCAATGCCGTGCAGACGCAGATTATCGTCGGCCACCTCGGCGTACCCCGCAACAGCCCCGACTACCTCGCTCTCTACGTCGCCAACCAGATCTTCGGTGGCAGCTTCAACTCGCGCCTCAACATGAAGCTCCGCGCCAACGAAGGGCTCACCTACGGAGCCAGCTCTTCCTTCGATCCGGCGCGCCAGACCGGCACCTTCCAGGCCTCCACCTTCACCCGGACTGAGAAGACCGCCGACGCCATCCGCATGCTGGTTGACCTCCTCAAGGAGTTCAAGAAGGACCCGGCCAGCCCGGCCGAGTTCGACGAAGCCAAGTCGTTCCTCATGGGTTCGTTCGCCGTGGGCATTGAGTCCGCCGCCGCTGTCGCCAGCCGCGTCCTCACCACCGCCGTCTACGGCCTGCCCGAGGACTACTACCCCAAATACCGCCAGCGCCTCCAGGCCCTCACCCGCGAGCAAATGTCTTCGGCGTTGCAGAAGTTCCTGGAGGTGGACAAGCTCACCATCGTCGCCGTCGGCAATGCCAAGGAGTTCTCCAAGGCTCTTGAGGCCTACGGGCCTATCCGCATCATCAAAGCAGAAGACCTCGATCTGGTCGCCCCGGACATGGTCAAGGTGAAGGCGGCTGCGGTGGCCAGCCCCGAGAGCGCCGCCAAGGGTAAGAAGCTCATCGCGGACGCACTCACGGCCCTCGGCGGCCAGGAGAAGGCTAGCGCCGTGAAGGATCAGGTCCTCACCGGCAAGATCAAACTCTCGATGCCGCAGGCCTCCTTCGACGGCGATTCCGAGGAATCCGTCCTCTACCCCAGCCATTACAAGATGGTGATGAAGCTACCGGTAGGCGTCATCACCGAGTCCGTGGACGGCGCCAATGCCTGGGCTGCCCAGGGACCCCAGGCGCAGGACCTGCCCCCCAACCTGGCTGCCGAACTGCGGAAGGGCATCCAAGCTGCCGGAGGTGGCATGGGCCTGCTCTTGGCGGCGGCCGCCGGTCAGGCGGAAGTCCAGGCCATCAATGAGACCACGCTGAACTGGAAGAAGGGTGATTTCGAAGCCAAGCTGACCTTCGACCCGGCCAGCCACCAACTGGTCAAGATGGCCTACAGCAGCATCGGCATGAGTGGCCCGGCCGAGATGGAGGTGCAACTCAGCGACTTCCGCCCGGTCGAGGGTCTGACCCTGCCCTTCCACGAAGTGACGCTCCAGAACGGTCAAAAGGTCCTCGACCGCACCATCTCCGAGCGCAAGCTGAACACCGGAGTAAAGCCCGAGTCCTTCAAGAAACCCTGA
- a CDS encoding pitrilysin family protein: protein MPLQSSRNPARKLRVFCLVPWAAFTMTTMAFAADTPPPLHITRHELPNGLKVVLAEDHSRPVTNLQVWFHVGSKDEKTGRTGFAHLFEHIMFRGSKNVGPEEHMRYVREAGGQVNAYTSFDQTVYWETFPSNYLERMLWLEADRLASLDVSDVNFKKEREVVKEERRLRFENPPYGLIFEDVLAQTYTSYPYKHLPIGSMDDLNKATVEDVKEFHDLFYVPNNATLVAVGDFDTKEAIALIEKHFGPIPKGKPIPRVSATEPAQTAARETTIKYKNVPLDAVVNAYHLPPLGHPDSYALEIASSILSTGQSSRLYKRLVYDEQSAVAAQGEGLFLEGPSVFFGFAVVNQGKNIKEVANSLEYTFQEMAEKPVSDEELSKAKNQTIAGFIIGREGVQSKADFLGKCAVLLGDPERYNTELEKYRKVTADDVLRVSKKYLAKSNQTKLWVYPDKEEPKPAEPKK, encoded by the coding sequence ATGCCGCTCCAATCCAGCCGTAACCCCGCACGAAAACTGCGCGTGTTCTGCCTCGTTCCCTGGGCCGCCTTTACAATGACTACGATGGCCTTCGCCGCCGATACCCCTCCCCCTCTTCACATCACCCGCCACGAACTGCCCAACGGCCTCAAGGTCGTGCTCGCCGAGGATCACTCCCGGCCCGTCACCAACCTTCAGGTCTGGTTCCATGTCGGCTCCAAGGACGAGAAGACCGGCCGCACCGGCTTCGCTCACTTGTTCGAGCACATCATGTTCCGCGGATCCAAGAACGTCGGCCCGGAAGAGCACATGCGCTACGTCCGCGAGGCCGGCGGCCAGGTCAACGCCTACACCAGCTTCGACCAGACCGTCTATTGGGAAACCTTCCCGTCCAACTATCTGGAGCGCATGTTGTGGCTCGAAGCCGACCGCCTGGCCTCCCTCGACGTCTCCGACGTGAATTTCAAGAAGGAGCGCGAAGTCGTCAAGGAGGAGCGCCGTCTCCGCTTCGAGAACCCGCCCTACGGCCTCATCTTCGAGGATGTCCTGGCCCAGACTTACACGAGTTACCCCTACAAGCACCTCCCCATCGGCTCCATGGACGACCTCAACAAGGCGACCGTCGAGGACGTCAAGGAATTCCACGACCTCTTCTACGTCCCCAATAACGCCACTCTGGTGGCCGTGGGCGACTTCGACACCAAGGAAGCCATCGCCCTCATCGAGAAGCACTTCGGACCCATTCCCAAGGGCAAACCCATTCCTCGCGTGAGCGCCACCGAACCCGCGCAAACCGCCGCTCGCGAGACGACCATCAAGTACAAGAACGTCCCGCTCGATGCCGTAGTCAACGCCTACCACCTGCCGCCGCTGGGCCATCCCGATTCCTACGCTCTCGAAATTGCCTCTTCCATCCTTTCCACCGGCCAGTCCTCACGCCTCTACAAGCGCCTCGTCTACGACGAACAGTCGGCCGTGGCCGCCCAGGGCGAAGGTCTCTTCCTCGAAGGCCCCTCCGTCTTCTTCGGCTTCGCCGTCGTCAACCAAGGCAAGAACATCAAGGAAGTGGCCAACAGCCTCGAGTACACCTTCCAGGAGATGGCCGAAAAGCCCGTCTCCGACGAAGAGCTCTCCAAGGCTAAGAACCAGACCATCGCCGGCTTCATCATCGGTCGCGAAGGCGTGCAGTCCAAGGCGGACTTCCTCGGCAAGTGCGCCGTCCTCCTCGGCGACCCCGAGCGCTATAACACCGAGCTTGAGAAGTACCGCAAGGTGACCGCCGATGACGTCCTGCGTGTCTCGAAGAAATATCTCGCCAAGTCGAACCAAACCAAACTCTGGGTCTACCCTGACAAAGAGGAGCCCAAGCCCGCGGAGCCCAAGAAGTAG
- a CDS encoding sigma-54-dependent Fis family transcriptional regulator, which produces MLSKLPASEKLAAILRISQRMNSERDLHQLLDLVAEEGARLLGAERASIFLLSEDGRELTSKVALGSSEMIRLDSSQGIAGTVVSTCEEICVDDAYGDKRFYQGVDERSGYRTKNMLAVPLTDLDGRAIGAFEILNKHDGGFDEEDKQITRALAASAAIAIQTAKFIAELQRHRVRLEDENRNLLRELGGKLPGKTILGSHPKIEELRRMIERVADAEVTVLITGESGTGKDLIARSLHFASPRAARPFVALNCAALPETLVETELFGVEKGVATGVDRRAGKFESAHGGTLFLDEIGDLSLAAQAKILRVLQERVVERIGGRTPIPVDVRVIAATNKDLADAIAKNLFREDLYYRLNVIHLRTTPLRQMTADIPALAAMLLSRIADEMRRPVLGLSRAALDALAGYRWPGNIRQLENELRRAMVVARGAMIEPEDFSEALEGDAEKRPAEAAPGRGLQEEIEDLERRRIQEAMARHGQNQQKTARALGLSRQGLINKLKRYGIKSNAAEEE; this is translated from the coding sequence ATGCTAAGCAAGCTGCCAGCATCGGAGAAGCTCGCGGCGATTCTGCGCATCAGCCAGCGCATGAACTCGGAGCGCGACCTGCACCAGTTGCTGGACCTGGTAGCGGAAGAGGGCGCGCGGCTGTTGGGGGCAGAGCGGGCCAGCATTTTCCTGTTGAGCGAAGACGGGCGGGAGCTGACTTCCAAGGTGGCCCTGGGGAGCTCGGAGATGATCCGGCTGGACTCGTCGCAGGGGATTGCCGGTACGGTGGTATCGACGTGTGAAGAGATCTGTGTCGACGACGCCTATGGGGATAAGCGGTTCTACCAGGGCGTGGACGAGCGCAGCGGCTACCGGACAAAGAACATGCTGGCCGTGCCGTTGACCGACCTGGACGGGCGGGCGATTGGCGCGTTCGAGATCCTGAACAAGCACGACGGCGGATTCGACGAGGAAGACAAGCAGATTACGCGAGCGCTGGCGGCGAGCGCGGCGATCGCGATCCAGACGGCGAAGTTTATCGCCGAATTACAGCGGCACAGGGTGCGGCTGGAGGACGAGAACCGCAATCTGTTGAGAGAGTTGGGCGGGAAGCTACCGGGCAAGACGATTCTAGGGTCGCACCCGAAGATCGAGGAACTGCGGCGAATGATCGAGCGGGTGGCCGACGCCGAAGTGACAGTGCTGATAACGGGGGAGAGCGGGACGGGGAAAGACCTGATTGCGCGGTCGCTGCACTTTGCAAGTCCGCGGGCCGCTCGTCCGTTTGTCGCCTTGAACTGCGCGGCCCTGCCGGAGACGTTGGTGGAGACGGAGTTGTTCGGCGTGGAGAAGGGCGTGGCGACAGGGGTGGACCGGCGGGCCGGAAAGTTCGAGTCGGCACACGGCGGGACGCTGTTCCTGGACGAGATTGGCGACTTGAGCCTGGCCGCGCAGGCAAAGATCCTGAGAGTGTTGCAGGAGCGCGTGGTGGAGCGGATTGGCGGACGGACCCCGATTCCGGTGGATGTGCGCGTGATCGCGGCCACCAACAAGGATCTGGCGGATGCGATTGCCAAGAACCTGTTCCGCGAGGATCTGTACTACCGGCTGAACGTGATCCATCTGAGAACGACGCCGCTGCGGCAGATGACGGCGGACATTCCGGCGTTGGCTGCGATGTTGCTGTCGCGGATTGCAGACGAGATGCGGCGGCCGGTGCTGGGGTTGTCGAGGGCAGCCCTGGATGCGCTGGCGGGCTACCGGTGGCCCGGCAACATCCGGCAACTGGAGAACGAGCTCCGGCGCGCGATGGTGGTGGCGCGAGGGGCAATGATCGAACCCGAGGATTTCTCGGAGGCGCTGGAGGGGGACGCGGAGAAGCGGCCCGCGGAGGCGGCTCCGGGCCGGGGCTTGCAGGAAGAGATTGAGGATCTGGAGCGGCGACGGATTCAGGAGGCGATGGCACGGCACGGCCAGAACCAGCAGAAGACCGCCCGGGCACTGGGTTTGAGCCGCCAGGGGCTGATCAATAAATTGAAGCGGTATGGCATCAAGTCCAACGCCGCGGAGGAAGAGTAA
- a CDS encoding EutN/CcmL family microcompartment protein — MLIGQVIGDITATQKHASHEGKKILLVQPLDLDGSYRGNPIVAVDSVTAGIGDRVLIVQDGFAAFTSVGLKIAPIDTAVIGIIDHIQLVSDVAVVPAQAAPAPAEPRPAPKKQSKKNRPQ, encoded by the coding sequence ATGCTGATCGGGCAGGTCATTGGCGACATTACGGCCACGCAGAAGCACGCCTCCCACGAGGGTAAGAAGATCCTGCTCGTTCAGCCTCTCGATCTCGACGGGTCCTATCGCGGCAACCCCATCGTCGCCGTCGACAGTGTCACCGCTGGCATCGGCGACCGCGTTCTGATCGTCCAGGACGGATTCGCCGCCTTCACCAGCGTGGGCCTCAAAATCGCCCCCATCGACACCGCCGTCATCGGCATCATCGATCACATCCAACTGGTATCAGACGTCGCCGTCGTCCCCGCCCAGGCCGCTCCTGCTCCCGCTGAACCCCGGCCGGCTCCGAAGAAGCAGTCCAAGAAGAATCGCCCCCAGTAG
- a CDS encoding EutN/CcmL family microcompartment protein has protein sequence MQLGRVVGCVWSTVKNLGLTGQRLLIVQPVKADLTLTGRAIVCTDCTGAGSGELIYWVRGKEATFPFTDAEVPSDATVVGIVDELNLGKPKAEAGGPC, from the coding sequence GTGCAATTAGGCCGAGTCGTAGGCTGTGTCTGGTCCACCGTCAAAAACCTGGGCCTCACCGGTCAGCGCCTGCTCATCGTCCAGCCCGTCAAAGCCGATCTCACTCTCACCGGCCGCGCCATCGTCTGCACCGATTGCACGGGTGCCGGCTCCGGCGAACTCATCTATTGGGTGCGTGGCAAGGAAGCCACATTCCCGTTCACCGACGCCGAAGTCCCTTCTGACGCCACGGTGGTCGGCATCGTCGACGAACTCAATCTCGGCAAACCCAAGGCCGAAGCAGGTGGACCATGCTGA
- a CDS encoding EutN/CcmL family microcompartment protein, translating to MTLGRVVGTIVATRKDPRLEGHKLLIIKPVTPDGKDEAGYLVAIDTVSAGFRELVITVAGSSARMAEGCKDKPVDCVIVGIVDNVSMDTGR from the coding sequence ATGACGCTCGGCCGTGTGGTCGGCACGATTGTTGCCACCCGCAAAGATCCTCGACTCGAAGGGCACAAACTGCTCATCATCAAGCCCGTCACGCCCGACGGAAAGGATGAAGCGGGCTATCTCGTCGCCATCGACACCGTCAGCGCCGGTTTTCGCGAACTGGTCATCACCGTCGCCGGCAGCAGCGCCCGCATGGCCGAAGGCTGCAAGGACAAACCCGTCGATTGCGTCATCGTCGGCATCGTCGACAACGTTTCGATGGATACGGGCCGCTAA
- the eutM gene encoding ethanolamine utilization microcompartment protein EutM, protein MGEALGMVECRGLVSMVEAADAMVKAANVNLVGWEKIGSGYVTALVRGDVAAVRAATDAGAAAARRVGELVGVHVIPRPHPSLEAILPIGKSSK, encoded by the coding sequence ATGGGTGAAGCACTTGGAATGGTGGAATGTCGCGGTCTGGTCTCCATGGTCGAGGCCGCTGATGCGATGGTCAAGGCCGCCAATGTGAACTTGGTCGGTTGGGAAAAAATCGGTTCGGGCTACGTCACCGCACTCGTTCGTGGCGATGTTGCCGCCGTCCGGGCCGCTACCGATGCCGGTGCCGCGGCTGCCCGCCGTGTCGGTGAACTCGTCGGCGTCCACGTCATCCCCCGGCCCCATCCCAGCCTCGAAGCCATCCTGCCCATCGGCAAATCGTCCAAATAG